A genomic stretch from Onychostoma macrolepis isolate SWU-2019 chromosome 02, ASM1243209v1, whole genome shotgun sequence includes:
- the igfbp1b gene encoding insulin-like growth factor-binding protein 1b, protein MRRPCVFVLLVSVLVCPADLSPVIGPEPIRCAPCSQEQLDSCATVSSDCPEVLREPGCGCCMSCALRKGESCGVYTAHCGAGLRCVPRPGDPRPLHSLTRGHAVCTEDHQTQDASLTNEPDITSDHGSLQYLLGLNRPLDPQDAAEAQESIKAKVNAIRKKLIQQGPCHSELHASLDVITESQQTLGEKFTSFYLPNCDKHGFYKAKQCETSLVGQPPRCWCVSSWNGKRIADDLASDSQCHQELTH, encoded by the exons ATGAGAAGgccatgtgtgtttgtgttgttggtGAGCGTCCTCGTCTGTCCGGCGGATCTGTCTCCGGTGATCGGGCCTGAGCCCATCCGCTGCGCTCCATGCTCTCAGGAGCAGCTGGACTCCTGTGCCACCGTGTCCTCGGACTGTCCCGAGGTGCTGCGAGAGCCGGGCTGCGGATGCTGCATGTCCTGCGCGCTGAGGAAAGGAGAGTCCTGCGGCGTTTATACAGCTCACTGCGGCGCTGGCCTGCGCTGCGTCCCGAGACCCGGTGACCCACGGCCGCTGCACTCGCTGACCCGCGGACACGCCGTCTGCACTGAGGACCACCAGACACAAGATGCCTCTCTCACCA ATGAGCCGGACATCACGTCTGACCATGGCTCCTTGCAATATCTGCTGGGACTCAACCGGCCGCTGGACCCGCAGGACGCGGCGGAGGCTCAGGAGAGCATCAAGGCCAAAGTCAACGCCATCCGGAAGAAACTGATCCAACAG GGTCCGTGTCACTCTGAGCTGCACGCATCTCTGGACGTAATCACTGAATCGCAGCAGACGTTAGGAGAGAAGTTCACCAGCTTTTACCTGCCCAACTGTGACAAGCACGGATTCTACAAGGCCAAACAG TGTGAGACGTCTCTGGTGGGCCAGCCTCCACGCTGCTGGTGTGTGTCGTCCTGGAACGGGAAGAGGATCGCTGATGATCTGGCGTCTGATTCCCAGTGTCATCAGGAGCTCACGCACTGA
- the angptl1b gene encoding angiopoietin-related protein 1b has translation MSPHAWIFCALLCILTCERSKSAYKGPVLSRKRRLVEDVADGAPRKCSYTFLVPEQKITGPICASQGPSLPDKERVTQSNIADVRELLTKQRREMDTLRMIVDVDGNMVNEMKLLRKESRNMNSRVTQLYMQLLHEIIRKRDNSLELAQLEGRILNSTAEALRLSALYRELEVRFSALAVLVNNQSLLIAALEERCLQVYGNHRREPLPPPLVQVVPENIPVYVPRFSNEIQRSQGWPVPDDRSSRTAPAPTGSSPQGNVSLEGPFRDCLQAMQAGHSTSGTYLLKPDGTETPVQAWCEHDVDRGGWTLIQRRKDGSINFFRNWDSYKKGFGDVDGEHWLGLENIYNLGKQEDYKLLVELEDWMGKKVYAAYSSFHLEPESQSYRLRLGTYQGNAGDSLTSHNGKQFTTLDHDNDAFSGNCAHFHKGGWWYSACGQANLNGIWYSGGVYRSRFQDGIFWADYGGGFYSMKSVRMMIRPID, from the exons ATGAGTCCTCATGCCTGGATCTTTTGCGCCCTTCTCTGCATCCTCACTTGTGAACGGAGCAAGAGTGCATACAAAGGGCCCGTCCTGAGCCGAAAGCGGAGACTGGTAGAGGACGTAGCCGATGGGGCCCCAAGAAAGTGCTCTTATACATTCTTGGTCCCAGAGCAGAAGATCACGGGGCCGATCTGTGCCAGCCAGGGCCCTTCTCTGCCAGATAAAGAGCGTGTGACGCAGTCAAATATAGCTGACGTCCGGGAGCTCTTGACCAAGCAGAGACGTGAAATGGACACACTCCGGATGATCGTGGACGTGGATGGAAACATGGTTAACGAAATGAAACTTTTACGCAAAGAGTCGCGCAACATGAACTCCCGCGTTACCCAGCTGTACATGCAGCTGCTGCATGAAATCATTCGCAAGCGTGATAATTCGCTGGAGCTGGCACAGCTGGAGGGACGGATCCTCAACAGCACGGCCGAGGCGCTGCGGCTGTCTGCCCTCTACAGGGAGCTGGAGGTGCGCTTCTCTGCGCTGGCCGTGCTGGTCAATAACCAGTCGCTGCTGATCGCGGCTTTGGAGGAGCGATGCCTGCAGGTGTACGGGAATCACAGACGAGAGCCGCTGCCTCCGCCACTCGTGCAGGTCGTGCCTGAGAACATCCCGGTGTATGTGCCTCGCTTCTCGAATGAGATCCAGAGGAGTCAAGGCTGGCCCGTTCCAGATGACAGGAGTTCCAGGACAGCTCCGGCACCCACAGGAAGTTCCCCTCAGGGGAACGTCAGTCTGGAGG GTCCCTTTCGGGACTGTCTTCAGGCGATGCAGGCTGGACACTCCACCAGCGGGACGTATCTCCTCAAGCCAGACGGGACAGAGACACCTGTACAGGCCTGGTGTGAGCATGATGTGGACAGAGGCGGCTGGACGCTTATCCAGAGGAGGAAAGATGGATCCATCAACTTCTTCAGAAACTGGGACAGCTACAAG AAAGGCTTTGGTGACGTGGATGGTGAGCACTGGCTGGGTCTGGAAAACATCTATAACCTGGGCAAGCAGGAAGACTACAAGCTgctggtggagctggaggacTGGATGGGGAAGAAGGTTTACGCGGCCTACAGCAGCTTCCACCTGGAGCCCGAGAGCCAGTCGTACCGTCTTCGTCTGGGAACCTACCAGGGCAACGCCGGAGATTCACTGACCAGCCACAACGGCAAACAGTTCACCACGCTGGACCACGACAACGACGCCTTCTCAG GTAACTGTGCTCATTTCCACAAGGGTGGCTGGTGGTACAGCGCCTGCGGTCAGGCCAATCTGAACGGCATATGGTACTCCGGCGGAGTCTATCGCAGCCGCTTTCAGGACGGCATATTCTGGGCTGATTATGGAGGGGGGTTTTACTCCATGAAGTCTGTGCGTATGATGATCAGACCCATTGACTGA